In one Sandaracinaceae bacterium genomic region, the following are encoded:
- a CDS encoding protein kinase, with the protein MDSSIPKQIGRYSVDRLLGSGAMGYVFLGRDPELDRPVAIKTVRDLGMSPDALATFLERFRNEARAAARLHHPHIVQVYDVGEDPTSGPFLVFEYVAGATLKQTLRAHGPLEPEVVCRISDELGSAIAMAHQNGIIHRDIKPDNVLLTPDGGAKLADFGIARIPNATLTREGQFLGTPCYAAPETLDRGNYGAHSDLFSFAAMLYELISGERAFPGTDAVAVAHKVLHDKPLPLRQAGRNVNIPAGVEAVIMRALEKDPKARFPHVPAFADALRDAYCAANLVREPSRSFIPGATPGGAGFDPGAGEPSGGGTWAFVAVLVGTLVVGLSLVFAFTRSTDVAAPPDAGPVDAGLPLDAGAPPALVVTPPDLGPGTHAESGGATTSDSGPTTLTVPDAGVPPVGPEAADAGSPAPAPGSDMTPHEREEAAKDAIDDARDALEAGDVAAARAALGLAQQLDPGNSDIARLRAQLARLSAQAGTTATPPPPP; encoded by the coding sequence ATGGACTCCTCCATCCCGAAGCAGATCGGGCGGTACAGCGTCGACCGACTGCTCGGCTCGGGCGCCATGGGCTACGTGTTCCTCGGTCGCGACCCCGAGCTGGACCGGCCCGTGGCCATCAAGACCGTGCGCGACCTGGGCATGAGCCCGGACGCGCTGGCCACGTTCCTCGAGCGCTTCCGCAACGAGGCGCGAGCCGCGGCCCGGCTGCACCACCCTCACATCGTGCAGGTCTACGACGTGGGTGAGGACCCCACCTCGGGGCCGTTCCTGGTGTTCGAGTACGTCGCGGGCGCCACGCTGAAGCAGACTCTGCGCGCCCACGGCCCGCTCGAGCCCGAGGTGGTCTGCCGCATCTCCGACGAGCTGGGCTCCGCCATCGCGATGGCGCACCAGAACGGCATCATCCACCGCGACATCAAGCCCGACAACGTGCTGCTGACCCCCGACGGGGGCGCCAAGCTGGCGGACTTCGGCATCGCCCGCATCCCGAACGCCACGCTGACGCGCGAGGGGCAGTTCCTGGGCACGCCGTGCTACGCCGCGCCCGAGACCCTCGACCGCGGGAACTACGGCGCGCACAGCGACCTCTTCTCGTTCGCAGCCATGTTGTACGAGCTGATCTCGGGCGAGCGCGCGTTCCCGGGGACCGACGCGGTCGCCGTGGCGCACAAGGTGCTGCACGACAAGCCCCTGCCGCTGCGCCAAGCCGGGCGCAACGTGAACATTCCAGCCGGGGTCGAGGCGGTCATCATGCGCGCGCTGGAGAAGGACCCCAAGGCGCGCTTCCCGCACGTGCCCGCCTTCGCGGACGCGCTGCGCGACGCCTATTGCGCCGCGAACCTGGTACGCGAGCCCTCACGCAGCTTCATCCCCGGCGCGACGCCTGGTGGGGCGGGGTTCGACCCTGGCGCTGGCGAACCTTCGGGGGGAGGGACCTGGGCGTTCGTGGCGGTCCTGGTGGGCACACTGGTCGTGGGCCTCTCACTGGTGTTCGCCTTCACGCGGAGCACGGACGTGGCAGCGCCCCCCGACGCGGGCCCCGTCGATGCGGGGCTCCCGCTGGACGCGGGCGCGCCCCCCGCGTTGGTCGTGACGCCGCCGGACCTGGGCCCCGGAACGCACGCCGAAAGCGGCGGCGCGACCACCAGCGACAGCGGCCCTACGACGCTGACGGTGCCGGATGCCGGCGTGCCCCCTGTGGGGCCCGAGGCCGCAGACGCCGGGTCTCCCGCGCCAGCGCCGGGGAGCGACATGACGCCGCACGAGCGCGAGGAGGCGGCCAAGGACGCCATCGACGACGCGCGCGATGCGCTCGAAGCGGGCGATGTGGCGGCCGCGCGCGCGGCGTTGGGGCTCGCGCAACAGCTCGACCCGGGCAACTCGGACATCGCCCGGTTGCGGGCGCAGCTCGCCCGACTGTCCGCGCAGGCGGGGACGACCGCGACACCGCCACCCCCCCCGTGA
- the pyk gene encoding pyruvate kinase, translating into MRRTKIVCTLGPASSSPEVLDALVAAGMDCARLNFSHGDHESHAAMVQKVRAASSRARRPLAILADLCGPKMRLGRFEHGKVELVEGAPFTLTTRDVIGTEREVSISYEPLPRDAKVGDAILLDDGLFRLRVTALTDDSVETVVEVGGELSDRKGVNLPGVALSTPALTAKDEADLRFAVDTLHVDYLALSFVRTAADLRQAQALANGTPVIAKIEKPEAIENLDAVLDAADGVMVARGDLGVEMGAEKVPLLQKRIIRETNRRGKIVITATQMLDSMIRNPRPTRAEAADVANAVMDGTDAVMLSGETAAGKYPVEAVRMMDAIAREVERDVVEDLSRAYRELKVVPHEDWNFPTAAARAAAVMSTHLALRAIVTFTQNGLSASLLSEHRPRAPIVAVTHKEQVAQRLALEWGVIPRLEVRPESLDETLRIATSLLVREKLCARGEAFLMLTGWPLSGNTNTLKLHTL; encoded by the coding sequence GTGAGACGCACCAAGATCGTTTGCACGCTGGGACCGGCGAGCAGCTCCCCGGAGGTCCTTGACGCCCTGGTCGCTGCCGGCATGGACTGCGCGCGGCTGAACTTCTCGCACGGGGATCACGAGAGCCACGCCGCGATGGTGCAGAAGGTGAGGGCCGCCTCCTCGCGGGCCCGCCGTCCCCTTGCGATCCTCGCCGACCTGTGTGGCCCCAAGATGCGCCTCGGGCGCTTCGAGCACGGCAAGGTCGAGCTGGTGGAGGGCGCGCCGTTCACGCTGACCACGCGCGACGTGATCGGGACCGAGCGCGAGGTGTCCATCAGCTACGAGCCCCTCCCGCGCGACGCCAAGGTGGGTGACGCCATCCTGCTCGACGACGGCCTGTTCCGGCTGCGCGTGACAGCGCTGACCGACGACAGCGTCGAGACGGTCGTCGAGGTCGGGGGCGAGCTCAGCGACCGCAAGGGCGTCAATCTACCGGGCGTGGCGTTGAGCACGCCCGCGCTCACCGCGAAAGACGAGGCAGACCTGCGCTTCGCGGTGGACACGCTGCACGTGGACTACCTGGCCCTGTCCTTCGTGCGGACCGCAGCCGACCTGCGTCAGGCGCAGGCGCTGGCGAACGGCACGCCCGTCATCGCGAAGATCGAGAAGCCCGAGGCCATCGAGAACCTCGACGCGGTGCTGGACGCGGCGGACGGGGTGATGGTCGCGCGCGGAGACCTGGGCGTGGAGATGGGCGCCGAGAAGGTGCCGCTGCTGCAGAAGCGCATCATCCGAGAGACCAACCGGCGCGGGAAGATCGTCATCACCGCCACCCAGATGCTGGACTCGATGATCCGCAACCCGCGGCCAACCCGCGCCGAGGCGGCGGACGTGGCCAACGCGGTCATGGACGGAACGGACGCGGTCATGCTGAGCGGCGAGACGGCCGCGGGGAAGTACCCCGTGGAGGCCGTTCGCATGATGGACGCCATCGCGCGCGAGGTGGAGCGCGACGTGGTGGAGGATCTGTCGCGCGCCTATCGCGAGCTGAAGGTGGTGCCTCACGAGGACTGGAACTTCCCCACGGCGGCGGCGCGCGCGGCGGCGGTGATGAGCACACACCTCGCGCTGCGGGCCATCGTCACATTCACCCAGAACGGACTCTCCGCGAGCCTCCTCTCGGAGCACAGGCCGCGTGCCCCCATCGTCGCAGTGACGCACAAGGAGCAGGTGGCGCAGCGCCTTGCGCTCGAGTGGGGCGTCATCCCGCGCCTGGAGGTACGACCGGAGTCGCTGGACGAGACACTGCGCATCGCCACGTCCCTGCTGGTGCGAGAGAAGCTCTGTGCACGAGGCGAGGCGTTCCTCATGCTCACCGGCTGGCCGCTGTCCGGCAACACCAACACCCTGAAGCTGCACACCCTCTGA